A region of Jannaschia sp. W003 DNA encodes the following proteins:
- a CDS encoding B12-binding domain-containing protein, with translation MADDEDIVLSELDDEELVAQMFDDLYDGLKEEIEEGTNILLGRGWEPYRVLTEALVGGMKIVGDDFRDGILFVPEVLLAANAMKGGMAILKPLLAETGAPRMGKMVIGTVKGDIHDIGKNLVGMMMEGAGFEVVDLGINNAVEKYLDALESEGADILGMSALLTTTMPYMKVVIDTLVERGIRDDYIVLVGGAPLNEEFGKAIGADAYCRDAAVAVETAKEWMARKHNRMAAQG, from the coding sequence ATGGCCGACGACGAGGACATCGTCCTGAGCGAACTCGACGACGAGGAGCTCGTCGCGCAGATGTTCGACGACCTCTACGACGGCCTGAAAGAGGAGATCGAGGAGGGCACCAACATCCTCCTCGGCCGCGGTTGGGAGCCTTACCGCGTGCTGACCGAGGCGCTGGTGGGCGGCATGAAGATCGTGGGCGACGACTTCCGCGACGGGATCCTGTTCGTGCCCGAGGTGCTGCTGGCGGCCAACGCCATGAAGGGCGGCATGGCGATCCTGAAGCCCCTGCTCGCCGAGACCGGCGCGCCGCGCATGGGCAAGATGGTGATCGGCACCGTGAAGGGCGACATCCACGACATCGGCAAGAACCTCGTGGGCATGATGATGGAGGGCGCCGGCTTCGAGGTGGTGGACCTCGGCATCAACAACGCGGTCGAGAAGTACCTCGATGCGCTGGAGAGCGAGGGGGCCGACATCCTGGGCATGTCGGCGCTGCTGACGACGACCATGCCCTACATGAAGGTCGTGATCGACACGCTGGTCGAGCGGGGCATCCGCGACGACTACATCGTGCTCGTGGGCGGCGCGCCGCTGAACGAGGAGTTCGGCAAGGCGATCGGCGCCGACGCCTACTGCCGGGACGCCGCCGTGGCGGTGGAGACCGCCAAGGAGTGGATGGCGCGCAAGCACAACCGGATGGCGGCGCAGGGGTGA
- a CDS encoding superoxide dismutase family protein, which produces MIRTTLALLVLASPAFADAHVGPRVTGDIQNAAGEIIGSVSVFETASGIVRVNVQATEVEPGAHGVHLHEVGECTGDFSSAGGHIAGDANHGLVEGGPHPGDLPNAFVTEEGVLQMEAFNSRISVEEHLEDADGAALIIHAGADDYESQPGGESGDRVACAVLNNQPM; this is translated from the coding sequence ATGATCCGTACCACCCTCGCCCTCCTCGTTCTCGCCTCGCCCGCCTTCGCGGACGCCCATGTCGGCCCGCGCGTCACGGGCGACATCCAGAACGCCGCCGGCGAGATCATCGGCTCGGTCTCGGTGTTCGAGACCGCCTCGGGCATCGTGCGCGTGAACGTGCAGGCCACCGAGGTCGAGCCCGGCGCCCACGGCGTGCACCTGCACGAGGTCGGCGAGTGCACCGGCGACTTCAGCTCCGCGGGCGGCCACATCGCCGGCGACGCCAACCACGGCCTGGTCGAGGGCGGCCCCCACCCGGGCGACCTGCCCAACGCCTTCGTGACCGAGGAGGGCGTCCTGCAGATGGAGGCCTTCAACAGCCGCATCTCCGTGGAGGAGCACCTCGAGGACGCCGACGGCGCGGCGCTCATCATCCACGCTGGCGCCGACGACTACGAGTCGCAGCCCGGCGGCGAGTCGGGCGACCGCGTGGCCTGCGCGGTGCTCAACAACCAGCCGATGTGA
- a CDS encoding ATP-binding protein encodes MSGDPLERIAAALERLAPGPAAAPDWDAASAFVWDAHPDALHPVPEVSRVPLGLLVGIDRQRDTLLANTRRFAEGLPANNALLWGARGMGKSSLVKAVHAELEATGLKLVELQREDIGTVGRLLALLRGAPHRFVLYCDDLSFSHDDAAYKSLKAVLDGGATGRPANVVFYATSNRRHLMPRDMIENERGSAINPAEAVEEKVSLSDRFGLWLGFHACDQDGYLAMIRGYCAAHGLDVDDAALRAEAIEWQATRGARSGRVAWQFFTDLAGRHGVRI; translated from the coding sequence TTGAGCGGCGACCCGCTGGAGCGCATCGCCGCCGCCCTCGAACGCCTCGCCCCCGGCCCGGCCGCGGCGCCCGACTGGGACGCCGCCTCGGCCTTCGTCTGGGACGCCCATCCCGACGCGCTGCACCCGGTCCCCGAGGTCAGCCGCGTGCCCCTCGGCCTCCTCGTCGGCATCGACCGCCAGCGCGACACGCTGCTCGCCAACACCCGCCGCTTCGCCGAGGGCCTGCCCGCCAACAACGCGCTCCTGTGGGGCGCGCGGGGCATGGGCAAGTCGAGCCTCGTGAAGGCCGTCCATGCGGAGCTGGAGGCGACGGGCCTCAAGCTGGTGGAGCTGCAGCGCGAGGACATCGGCACCGTGGGCCGCCTGCTCGCGCTTCTGCGCGGCGCCCCGCACCGCTTCGTGCTCTACTGCGACGACCTGAGCTTCAGCCACGACGATGCGGCCTACAAGTCGCTCAAGGCGGTGCTGGACGGCGGCGCGACGGGGCGCCCTGCGAACGTGGTCTTCTACGCCACCTCGAACCGGCGCCACCTGATGCCGCGCGACATGATCGAGAACGAGCGCGGCTCGGCGATCAACCCGGCCGAGGCGGTCGAGGAGAAGGTCTCGCTGTCGGACCGCTTCGGCCTCTGGCTGGGCTTCCACGCCTGCGACCAGGACGGCTACCTCGCCATGATCCGCGGCTACTGCGCGGCCCACGGGCTGGACGTCGACGACGCCGCCCTGCGCGCCGAGGCGATCGAGTGGCAGGCCACGCGCGGCGCCCGGTCGGGCCGCGTGGCCTGGCAATTCTTCACCGACCTCGCGGGCCGGCACGGGGTGCGGATCTGA